From Girardinichthys multiradiatus isolate DD_20200921_A chromosome 3, DD_fGirMul_XY1, whole genome shotgun sequence, the proteins below share one genomic window:
- the tmem106ba gene encoding transmembrane protein 106Ba: MGKAQSHLAKNKDESHDALTTAGEFRDSHTDEDGKHGDVSQFPYVEFTGRDSVTCPTCQGTGRIPRGQENQLVALIPYSDQRLRPSRTKLYVTISVALCLLLSGLAVFFLFPRSIDVTYVGVKSSYVSYDQQQRIVYLTITNTLNITNNNYYAISVTNITAQVQFSKTVIGKTKFNNTTVIMPLDERQLDYTVPTTIADEMSYMFDYCTLPTIKVHNIVLMMQVTVTTSYFGHAEQVSQEMYQYVDCGGNTTSMHGHVQVYQ; encoded by the exons atgGGCAAGGCCCAGTCACACTTGGCCAAGAACAAAGACGAGAGTCATGATGCGTTGACGACTGCTGGCGAGTTCAGAGACAGTCACACGGACGAGGATGGGAAGCACGGAGATGTGTCTCAGTTCCCATATGTGGAGTTTACCGGACGGGACAGCGTCACGTGCCCGACATGCCAGGGTACTGGTAGAATCCCTCGAG GTCAGGAGAACCAGCTGGTGGCTCTGATCCCGTACAGCGACCAAAGGCTCAGGCCGAGCAGGAC AAAGCTGTATGTCACCATATCTGTGGCCCTCTGCCTGTTGCTTTCTGGCCTCGCTGTCTTCTTCCTGTTCCCTCGGTCCATTGATGTCACCTATGTTGGGGTGAAGTCATCCTATGTTTCCTATGATCAGCAGCAGCGGATTGTCTATCTCACTATTACG AACACTCTGAACATCACTAACAACAACTACTATGCCATATCTGTGACCAACATAACGGCACAAGTGCAGTTCTCCAAGACGGTGATAGGCAAGACTAAGTTCAACAACACCACGGTGATTATGCCTCTGGATGAACGGCAG CTTGATTACACAGTTCCCACCACCATCGCAGATGAGATGAGCTACATGTT TGATTACTGCACCTTGCCAACTATTAAAGTCCACAACATAGTGCTCATGATGCA ggTGACGGTAACGACGTCATACTTCGGTCACGCGGAGCAGGTCTCTCAGGAAATGTACCAGTACGTGGACTGTGGGGGGAACACAACCTCCATGCACGGGCATGTGCAGGTCTACCAATAA